In one Silene latifolia isolate original U9 population chromosome 10, ASM4854445v1, whole genome shotgun sequence genomic region, the following are encoded:
- the LOC141605053 gene encoding nicotinamide/nicotinic acid mononucleotide adenylyltransferase → MDIPLPIDKLNVISNNLDVFPTSASNGKKYVVLVATGSFNPPTFMHLRMFELARDALTAEGYHVIGAYMSPVNDAYAKKGLISADHRIQMCQLACRSSDFVMVDPWEAKQSTYQRTLTVLCRVKNFLCENGLVSAGSLKVMLVCGSDLLESFRKSFWIPEQVQAILRDFGVVCIRREGQDVETMVSDDPIMRENKNNIMIVDEFIPNQISSTRIRGCISRGLSVKYLTADEVIAYIQKHHLYTLEPEN, encoded by the exons ATGGATATACCATTGccgattgataagttgaatgttatttCCAACAACTTAGACGTCTTCCCAACAAGTGCTTCCAA TGGCAAGAAATATGTGGTTTTAGTTGCAACGGGGAGTTTCAATCCGCCTACTTTTATGCATTTGCGAATGTTTG AATTGGCAAGAGATGCGCTGACTGCAGAAGGCTACCATGTTATTGGAGCGTATATGTCACCAGTAAATGATGCATATGCAAAGAAG GGCCTTATATCTGCTGACCACCGTATACAAATGTGTCAACTGGCTTGCAGAAGTTCAGACTTTGTGATGGTAGATCCATGGGAG GCTAAGCAAAGTACCTACCAACGGACCTTGACTGTTTTATGTAGAGTGAAGAACTTCTTATGCGAGAATGGTCTTGTTTCTGCTG GATCCCTTAAGGTCATGCTTGTCTGTGGTTCCGATTTATTGGAATCATTTCGTAAAAGTTTTTGGATCCCTGAGCAG GTTCAAGCTATACTCAGAGACTTTGGTGTGGTTTGTATACGAAGGGAGGGGCAAGATGTGGAAACAATGGTTTCGGACGATCCTATTATGCGTGAAAATAAG AATAATATCATGATTGTGGATGAATTCATCCCTAACCAGATCAGCTCAACCCGAATAAG GGGCTGTATCTCAAGAGGGTTGTCCGTGAAATATTTAACAGCAGATGAAGTTATAGCATATATTCAAAAACACCATTTGTATACACTTGAACCAGAAAACTGA